From the Cohaesibacter sp. ES.047 genome, one window contains:
- a CDS encoding nickel/cobalt transporter, which translates to MQVDLSRKGSARPAVASILCLLLALVALFALSNVASAAPSPFGVGLPETSSPLVTTGLWGEVQGWILARQSEFYNALKDAVKLVRESWSALGLLLLLSFAYGAFHAAGPGHGKVVLTTYLFASGTQARKGALMALIAAMLQASVAVVIIGVVAILLRMTAVMITKTAMMLELASYVMFVALGLWLFWRAWRAVRSLLADHDDHSHENHDHHHHHDHDHHHGDGECGCGHTHAPSLDAVGQARGMRGTVLAVLSMGLRPCSGALIVLVFALSQGVFWAGILSAYAMGLGTGLSIALLALFAVYARSASQSLAARGLNSQIVDWGGAIILIAAGVVVSGFGVILLLANLL; encoded by the coding sequence ATGCAAGTAGATTTGTCGCGTAAGGGTTCGGCGCGTCCGGCTGTCGCCTCCATTCTTTGTCTTCTGCTTGCTTTGGTTGCCCTTTTCGCTTTGTCGAATGTTGCCTCGGCTGCGCCGTCGCCGTTCGGGGTGGGCTTGCCCGAGACATCCTCGCCGCTTGTGACAACCGGGCTTTGGGGTGAGGTGCAGGGCTGGATTCTGGCCCGGCAATCCGAGTTTTATAACGCGCTCAAGGATGCCGTGAAGCTGGTGCGGGAGAGCTGGTCGGCGCTTGGTTTGCTGCTGTTGTTGTCTTTTGCCTATGGCGCGTTTCATGCCGCGGGTCCGGGGCATGGCAAGGTCGTGCTGACAACCTATCTGTTTGCCAGCGGCACCCAGGCGCGCAAGGGTGCTCTGATGGCCCTCATTGCGGCCATGCTGCAGGCAAGTGTCGCGGTTGTGATCATCGGGGTTGTTGCCATCCTGTTGCGGATGACTGCCGTCATGATCACCAAGACCGCGATGATGCTCGAGCTGGCGTCGTATGTCATGTTCGTCGCGCTCGGGCTTTGGCTGTTCTGGCGCGCATGGCGGGCCGTGCGATCCTTGCTGGCAGATCACGATGACCATTCCCACGAAAATCACGATCACCACCATCATCATGACCACGATCATCATCACGGCGATGGAGAATGTGGATGCGGTCATACGCATGCACCCTCGCTGGATGCCGTCGGTCAGGCGCGCGGGATGCGCGGCACGGTGCTGGCGGTGCTTTCCATGGGATTGCGTCCCTGTTCGGGCGCGTTGATCGTGCTGGTTTTTGCCCTGTCACAAGGGGTTTTCTGGGCGGGCATTCTGTCAGCTTATGCGATGGGGCTGGGGACCGGGCTGAGCATCGCGCTTCTTGCGCTTTTTGCCGTCTATGCCCGCTCTGCCTCTCAGAGCCTTGCGGCGCGTGGCCTCAACAGCCAGATCGTGGACTGGGGCGGAGCGATTATTCTCATCGCGGCGGGGGTGGTCGTGTCAGGCTTCGGGGTTATCCTGTTGCTGGCCAATCTGCTCTGA
- a CDS encoding response regulator transcription factor: MKQDANAKKLSIVIADDHTLVRDGIRSRLELEDDLVIVAEAADGLEAVEMTRLHKPDILMLDISMPRCNGLEAARKIREENQDCRILFLSMHDNPEYIQAAIKVGANGFLLKDVSSTGMAAAISSVAGGGFYFSNSISLDTLNEPPQKQETNVYNLTDREIDVLKGIAEGKANKEIAAKLGIGVRTVESHRQRMREKIGGGNAAQLTHIAMEMGLLDPTTGTKPS; this comes from the coding sequence ATGAAACAAGACGCAAACGCAAAAAAACTCAGTATAGTCATCGCGGATGACCATACGCTCGTGCGAGATGGAATCCGTTCCCGACTTGAGCTTGAGGACGATCTCGTCATCGTTGCAGAAGCAGCTGATGGTCTGGAAGCGGTAGAGATGACACGTCTGCACAAACCGGACATCCTGATGCTCGACATCTCGATGCCGCGCTGCAACGGTCTGGAGGCTGCGCGCAAGATCCGCGAGGAAAATCAGGATTGCCGCATCCTCTTTCTGTCGATGCATGACAATCCCGAGTATATTCAGGCCGCAATCAAGGTAGGAGCCAACGGCTTCCTGCTCAAAGATGTCTCGTCGACCGGCATGGCAGCCGCCATCTCATCGGTCGCAGGCGGAGGCTTTTATTTTTCCAACAGCATCTCCCTTGATACCCTCAACGAACCGCCCCAAAAGCAGGAGACGAATGTCTACAATCTCACGGATCGCGAGATTGATGTCCTCAAGGGTATTGCCGAAGGAAAGGCCAATAAGGAAATCGCGGCCAAGCTGGGCATCGGTGTGAGAACCGTGGAAAGCCATCGCCAGCGCATGCGCGAGAAAATCGGCGGCGGCAATGCGGCCCAGCTCACCCATATCGCCATGGAAATGGGGCTGCTAGACCCGACGACCGGCACCAAGCCGAGCTAA
- a CDS encoding cache domain-containing protein — MESETQLIQQRITEFHQKELKNYMSLALSAIKDDYSNEEGGREEAQRRARKTLKNLKYANDGYFFATDRVGNSLVNRIANPSEKVNYWNAKDATGSYFTQELMAKAINGGGFHVYQWEKPSTNTATLKMSYATFLPKWGWMIGTGVYLDDVNQQVSAYKNDISLETRKAETILFLGTLFTVILAAVAIAAVHYNEHKLADARLKALTRRIVDVQEEERKRVAHDLHDGINQLLVSIRYRLEMAIEQVSHPDKALDLLTKSLGILDTTISDVRRISKALHPSALDNIGLSVAIRELAHGFQDSTSIKTRALVATLDNRLSDRAKIALYRVTQEALTNVSRHAKAREVEIELGYDDDNRTVFLRISDDGEGLKPPEQTPATGGLGLRNMLERIEAQGGNLEFSSGALGGLELRAIVPQE, encoded by the coding sequence TTGGAAAGTGAGACGCAGCTCATTCAGCAGCGCATCACGGAGTTTCACCAGAAGGAGTTGAAGAACTATATGTCACTCGCCCTCTCCGCCATAAAGGACGACTATTCGAACGAGGAGGGTGGCCGCGAGGAGGCGCAAAGGCGTGCGCGAAAAACGCTGAAAAACCTGAAATACGCGAACGATGGATATTTCTTTGCAACGGATCGTGTGGGGAACTCCCTTGTCAATCGGATCGCAAACCCGTCCGAAAAGGTCAACTACTGGAATGCCAAGGACGCCACCGGATCCTATTTCACCCAGGAACTGATGGCAAAGGCAATCAACGGCGGCGGCTTTCATGTCTATCAATGGGAAAAACCGTCCACCAATACCGCGACACTGAAAATGAGCTATGCCACCTTTCTCCCCAAATGGGGCTGGATGATCGGCACCGGTGTTTATCTTGATGACGTCAATCAACAGGTCAGTGCCTACAAGAATGACATCAGTCTGGAGACACGCAAGGCAGAAACGATCCTTTTCTTGGGCACGCTTTTCACGGTCATCCTCGCCGCAGTCGCCATCGCAGCCGTGCATTATAATGAACACAAGCTGGCAGATGCCCGGCTCAAGGCGCTAACCCGCCGGATTGTCGATGTTCAGGAGGAGGAACGCAAGCGCGTTGCCCATGATCTGCATGATGGTATCAACCAGTTGCTCGTCAGCATAAGGTACCGGCTCGAAATGGCGATTGAGCAAGTCTCTCACCCTGACAAGGCGCTGGACCTGCTCACCAAAAGCCTCGGCATTCTGGACACCACGATTTCCGATGTCAGACGGATTTCCAAGGCGCTCCATCCATCCGCTTTGGACAACATTGGCCTGTCCGTTGCCATTCGGGAATTGGCGCACGGCTTTCAGGACAGCACGTCGATCAAGACCCGAGCGCTCGTCGCAACACTCGACAATCGCCTGTCGGACCGAGCCAAAATCGCCCTTTACCGGGTTACGCAGGAAGCCCTGACCAACGTCTCCCGCCATGCGAAGGCAAGAGAGGTTGAAATCGAACTGGGCTATGATGATGACAATCGAACGGTCTTTCTGAGAATTTCAGATGACGGAGAAGGGCTGAAGCCGCCCGAGCAGACGCCTGCAACCGGTGGGCTGGGCTTGCGCAACATGCTCGAGCGGATCGAAGCTCAGGGTGGAAATCTGGAGTTTTCCAGTGGCGCTCTGGGCGGGCTCGAGTTACGCGCAATTGTGCCGCAGGAGTGA